The Podarcis raffonei isolate rPodRaf1 chromosome 2, rPodRaf1.pri, whole genome shotgun sequence genome window below encodes:
- the LOC128408577 gene encoding zinc finger protein OZF-like isoform X1 has translation MSSGFLDRKVGMSKIRHPTPEIKAGRRGVYRGPPRIARVCFSPRASSGGSSCGPDRGVDPDLWARNQPPSARSPAAASGLATGARTVRGSDAMSHMEENFSPEEARSQLVTKRKLLKMLSLSPGRSQACGTEVREKKIPSMTWPVKPVHTIKKRKVFLVHRGTQTEEIPDICIECGKVFIQNSSLIDPWPVQPDDKPHKCSECGKSFAVRSSLNRHQRIHTGEKPYICLDCGKRFNDKSNLTQHQRIHTGEKPYECIDCGKSYSRSSHKKKHLRDSAEEQQQEPCALQADGADSAGEKPKAKQKPEVLNTCTECLRSFNHNADLIKHMRIHTGEKPYKCNICEKSFNVSSNLFRHQRIHTGEKPYVCSECGNCFTDKSTLVQHHRIHTGEKPYACRFCGKCFSHSSHHKRHEKIHNRENPLFAYPIPLF, from the exons atGAGCTCTGGCTTCCTTGATCGCAAGGTAGGGATGAGCAAAAtccgccaccccaccccagaaattAAAGCAGGGCGACGTGGTGTGTATAGGGGGCCCCCCCGGATCGCTCGGGTCTGCTTCTCGCCTCGCGCCTCCTCGGGCGGCAGCAGCTGCGGGCCGGACAGAGGGGTTGATCCGGACCTCTGGGCTAGAAACCAGCCCCCCAGTGCCCGCTCTCCTGCAGCCGCCTCCGGCCTGGCTACCGGCGCACGGACG GTGAGAGGAAGCGACGCTATGAGCCACATGGAGGAGAACTTCAGCCCCGAGGAGGCTCGGTCGCAGTTGGTGACGAAGCGTAAGCTCCTTAAAATGCTGAGTTTAAGCCCCGGGCGCAGCCAAGCATGTGGAACGGAAGTGCGGGAGAAGAAAATCCCTTCGATGACGTGGCCGGTGAAGCCAGTCCATACCATCAAGAAACGCAAAGTCTTCCTGGTGCACCGGGGGACCCAGACGGAGGAGATCCCCGACATTTGCATCGAGTGCGGGAAGGTCTTCATCCAGAACTCGAGCCTGATCGACCCCTGGCCGGTCCAGCCCGACGACAAGCCCCACAAGTGCtccgaatgtgggaagagcttcgcCGTCCGCTCCAGCCTGAACCGGCACCAGCggatccacacgggggagaagccctacatCTGCCTCGACTGCGGCAAGCGGTTCAACGACAAGTCCAACCTGACGCAGCACCAGCgcatccacacgggcgagaagccttACGAGTGCATCGACTGCGGCAAGAGCTACAGCCGCAGCTCCCACAAGAAAAAGCATTTGCGGGACTCGgccgaggagcagcagcaggagccttgCGCCCTGCAGGCGGACGGCGCGGACTCGGCCGGCGAGAAGCCCAAGGCAAAGCAGAAGCCGGAGGTGCTGAACACCTGCACCGAATGCCTGCGCAGTTTCAACCACAACGCCGACCTCATCAAGCACATGCGcatccacaccggggagaagccctacaagtgcaaCATCTGCGAGAAGAGCTTCAAcgtcagctccaacctcttccggCACCAGCggatccacacgggcgagaagccctacgtGTGCTCCGAGTGCGGGAATTGCTTCACCGACAAGTCCACCCTGGTGCAGCACCACCGCATCCACACCGGCGAGAAGCCCTACGCCTGCCGCTTCTGCGGCAAGTGCTTCAGCCACAGCTCCCACCACAAGAGACACGAGAAGATCCACAACAGAGAGAACCCCTTGTTCGCCTACCCCATCCCGCTCTTTTAA
- the LOC128408577 gene encoding zinc finger protein OZF-like isoform X2 — MSSGFLDRKVRGSDAMSHMEENFSPEEARSQLVTKRKLLKMLSLSPGRSQACGTEVREKKIPSMTWPVKPVHTIKKRKVFLVHRGTQTEEIPDICIECGKVFIQNSSLIDPWPVQPDDKPHKCSECGKSFAVRSSLNRHQRIHTGEKPYICLDCGKRFNDKSNLTQHQRIHTGEKPYECIDCGKSYSRSSHKKKHLRDSAEEQQQEPCALQADGADSAGEKPKAKQKPEVLNTCTECLRSFNHNADLIKHMRIHTGEKPYKCNICEKSFNVSSNLFRHQRIHTGEKPYVCSECGNCFTDKSTLVQHHRIHTGEKPYACRFCGKCFSHSSHHKRHEKIHNRENPLFAYPIPLF, encoded by the exons atGAGCTCTGGCTTCCTTGATCGCAAG GTGAGAGGAAGCGACGCTATGAGCCACATGGAGGAGAACTTCAGCCCCGAGGAGGCTCGGTCGCAGTTGGTGACGAAGCGTAAGCTCCTTAAAATGCTGAGTTTAAGCCCCGGGCGCAGCCAAGCATGTGGAACGGAAGTGCGGGAGAAGAAAATCCCTTCGATGACGTGGCCGGTGAAGCCAGTCCATACCATCAAGAAACGCAAAGTCTTCCTGGTGCACCGGGGGACCCAGACGGAGGAGATCCCCGACATTTGCATCGAGTGCGGGAAGGTCTTCATCCAGAACTCGAGCCTGATCGACCCCTGGCCGGTCCAGCCCGACGACAAGCCCCACAAGTGCtccgaatgtgggaagagcttcgcCGTCCGCTCCAGCCTGAACCGGCACCAGCggatccacacgggggagaagccctacatCTGCCTCGACTGCGGCAAGCGGTTCAACGACAAGTCCAACCTGACGCAGCACCAGCgcatccacacgggcgagaagccttACGAGTGCATCGACTGCGGCAAGAGCTACAGCCGCAGCTCCCACAAGAAAAAGCATTTGCGGGACTCGgccgaggagcagcagcaggagccttgCGCCCTGCAGGCGGACGGCGCGGACTCGGCCGGCGAGAAGCCCAAGGCAAAGCAGAAGCCGGAGGTGCTGAACACCTGCACCGAATGCCTGCGCAGTTTCAACCACAACGCCGACCTCATCAAGCACATGCGcatccacaccggggagaagccctacaagtgcaaCATCTGCGAGAAGAGCTTCAAcgtcagctccaacctcttccggCACCAGCggatccacacgggcgagaagccctacgtGTGCTCCGAGTGCGGGAATTGCTTCACCGACAAGTCCACCCTGGTGCAGCACCACCGCATCCACACCGGCGAGAAGCCCTACGCCTGCCGCTTCTGCGGCAAGTGCTTCAGCCACAGCTCCCACCACAAGAGACACGAGAAGATCCACAACAGAGAGAACCCCTTGTTCGCCTACCCCATCCCGCTCTTTTAA